Genomic window (Candidatus Thorarchaeota archaeon):
AGATGGTTTGAAAGCACTCATGGAAATAGTGACGGTCCGAACTCGGAATTGGACAAGATTGAATAGTTTCTCTTCTAGGAGTGTTCCATTTGTGCTAAGACAGAATTCTAGCCTTTCATATTTCTCCCGTGCTCGTGAGAACAGCTGGAACGTTTCTGGATTAGCTAGTGGCTCCCTAGGCCCAGAAATGGCAGCTATGTGCAGGTTCTCCCTGCGCTGTGTTTCATTAGCCAGTACGGCTAGTGCTTCATCTACGGAGAATAGCTTCGTGGCTAGGCCTGGCTTGGATAGATGGCAATTGGCTCCGAATTCATGATCACAAAACCTGCACTTGAGATTGCATTTGCGGGCAACAGGAAGATGAATCCGTTCCCACAATTTTTTCCTTGTATTCGACCAGCAGGGATGGTGCTCAAATGGATAGTTGTCCAAAGCGTTCAACCATCTCACAATATG
Coding sequences:
- a CDS encoding radical SAM protein — encoded protein: MNALDNYPFEHHPCWSNTRKKLWERIHLPVARKCNLKCRFCDHEFGANCHLSKPGLATKLFSVDEALAVLANETQRRENLHIAAISGPREPLANPETFQLFSRAREKYERLEFCLSTNGTLLEEKLFNLVQFRVRTVTISMSAFKPSTAERIYEWARFDGKRITGLSMAEEIVNRQIRGIFETVSAGIHVKVNTILIPSINKNEMQGLSKVLADIGVEMQNIIPLVPLDNMSHLRPPTETELKAARRAGSKYLPQFLHCKQCRSDVVGTPGNDSIL